One stretch of Streptomyces agglomeratus DNA includes these proteins:
- a CDS encoding peptidylprolyl isomerase, giving the protein MAEQLYATLKTSQGDIRIRLLPDHAPKTVKNFVELAQGEREWTNPETGKKTTDRLYDGTVFHRVIQDFMIQGGDPLGNGTGGPGYKFRDEIHPELAFDRPYLLAMANAGPGTNGSQFFITVSPTMWLTGKHTIFGEVTDPASWKNVDSIAATKTNPRTARPLSDVVIESVVVESR; this is encoded by the coding sequence GTGGCAGAGCAGCTTTACGCCACCCTGAAGACCAGCCAGGGCGACATCCGGATCCGGCTCCTGCCGGACCACGCGCCGAAGACGGTCAAGAACTTCGTGGAGCTCGCACAGGGTGAGCGGGAGTGGACGAACCCCGAGACGGGGAAGAAGACCACGGACCGGCTGTACGACGGCACTGTCTTCCACCGCGTGATCCAGGACTTCATGATCCAGGGCGGCGACCCGCTGGGCAACGGCACCGGCGGTCCCGGCTACAAGTTCAGGGACGAGATCCACCCCGAGCTCGCCTTCGACAGGCCCTACCTGCTGGCGATGGCCAACGCGGGTCCGGGCACGAACGGCTCGCAGTTCTTCATCACCGTGTCGCCGACCATGTGGCTGACCGGCAAGCACACCATCTTCGGCGAGGTCACGGACCCGGCGAGCTGGAAGAACGTGGACTCCATCGCCGCCACGAAGACCAATCCGCGCACCGCGCGTCCGCTCAGCGACGTCGTCATCGAGTCGGTCGTCGTCGAGAGCCGCTGA